A genomic segment from Geitlerinema sp. PCC 7407 encodes:
- a CDS encoding DUF2142 domain-containing protein, whose amino-acid sequence MKAFKVPLFNQADRIFLWIAALFGVLYIFITPPFQAPDEFFHFYRAYQLSEGQVMAIKEGNQVGGLLPRSLQTVSLPFMGLPHQPENRLSLAQLGDALKLPLGDTGDRIFMHLSTMALYSPIPYIPATVGVGLGKLVGLSPLALTYVGRLFNLAAWIALGYAALRITPIFRWVMLLLLLTPMSLFLAASLSADAITNGLAFVLVALVLRTAFGDSETLSRRDVGAIALTTTLLALSKQAYVPLAFLWLLIPISKAKNPQRYWLWFGLVLLVSVGTSLLWASWIKPLYVPLNPFHPPESQSPDGQLAYVLAHPIAFFQVVKKTVDLLGDTWLHQFIGHLGWVDVPLPIPFVVSYFGVLIGAALGDGDRKIQIHLWKKLGLATLFVLNGLLLCLSIYLVWAPVGGTVIEGIQGRYFIPLSPALFLLFYNQRWLFLNKLKKQFSLFISLYLLFSSGLTAAILVHRYY is encoded by the coding sequence ATGAAAGCCTTCAAGGTGCCCCTTTTCAATCAGGCCGATCGCATCTTTTTGTGGATTGCCGCCCTATTTGGTGTTCTCTACATTTTCATCACGCCGCCCTTTCAGGCACCCGATGAGTTTTTCCATTTCTATCGGGCTTATCAGCTGTCTGAGGGGCAGGTGATGGCAATCAAAGAGGGAAATCAGGTCGGTGGCCTTTTGCCGCGATCGCTCCAAACAGTTTCTCTGCCCTTTATGGGACTCCCTCACCAGCCCGAAAATCGTCTGAGCCTCGCGCAGTTGGGGGACGCGCTAAAGCTGCCTTTAGGCGATACGGGCGATCGCATCTTTATGCATCTGTCCACCATGGCCCTTTACTCGCCAATTCCCTACATTCCTGCAACCGTGGGGGTAGGGTTAGGCAAACTGGTGGGCCTCTCTCCCCTCGCTCTGACCTACGTCGGACGCCTCTTCAACCTGGCTGCCTGGATCGCGCTCGGCTACGCAGCTCTCAGAATCACGCCCATCTTTCGCTGGGTGATGCTGCTCCTGCTGCTGACCCCCATGTCGCTCTTTTTAGCGGCCTCGCTCTCAGCAGACGCCATCACCAATGGCTTGGCCTTCGTTCTCGTTGCCCTGGTACTGCGCACCGCCTTCGGCGACTCAGAAACGCTCTCGCGCCGGGATGTCGGGGCGATCGCCCTCACGACAACCTTGCTGGCCCTCTCCAAACAAGCCTACGTCCCGCTGGCATTTCTCTGGCTGCTTATTCCCATCAGCAAAGCCAAAAACCCCCAGCGATACTGGCTTTGGTTTGGGCTTGTGCTTCTCGTTAGCGTGGGTACCAGTCTGCTCTGGGCAAGCTGGATCAAGCCGCTCTATGTACCGCTCAATCCCTTTCATCCGCCCGAGAGCCAATCCCCCGACGGTCAACTTGCCTACGTTCTTGCCCATCCGATCGCCTTTTTTCAGGTTGTCAAAAAGACCGTGGATCTGTTGGGAGACACTTGGCTACACCAATTTATTGGTCATTTAGGCTGGGTTGATGTTCCTTTGCCCATTCCTTTTGTCGTCTCCTACTTTGGTGTTTTGATCGGAGCGGCTCTGGGAGATGGCGATCGCAAAATTCAGATTCATCTCTGGAAAAAGCTAGGTTTAGCCACCCTGTTTGTGTTAAATGGACTCCTTTTGTGTCTCTCGATTTATCTTGTTTGGGCTCCTGTTGGCGGCACAGTCATTGAAGGAATTCAAGGTCGCTATTTCATTCCCCTTTCACCCGCATTATTTCTATTGTTTTATAACCAACGCTGGCTATTTTTGAACAAACTCAAGAAACAATTCTCTCTATTCATCAGCCTTTACCTGCTTTTTTCTAGCGGATTGACCGCTGCTATTTTAGTTCACAGGTACTACTAG
- a CDS encoding GtrA family protein: MLNSSSANPTYILGAGPAGLAAAYQLSKAGQSTVVLERDQRVGGLAKSLEYQGFILDYGPHRFYTKLAPVLALWDEVLQDEQVTVDRLTRIYYEDKYFNYPLKATEAIFALGFWESSRIIASYAKAKLFPNHHPQNFAEWVSGQFGRRLFEIFFDSYTEKLWGIPCTEISADWAAQRIKTLSLGKAMRTALLGNDGKIKTLIDQFQYPRLGSGQLYDRIQEDLEQRQQTVLLNTEVVKLHHQHGQITHVTMRDRATQEESTAPCGHVISSIPITLLLEQMDPLPPEPVLNAARSLKFRNTILVYLIVEAADLFPDNWLYINDGSVGLGRVTNFRNWSPDMLPNDYQTPLCCEYWCNFDEAGWTQSDDRWIEQAAQDLRKISLLGNQKVSGGFVLRLPRTYPIYAGDYKQSLQTLQTYLQSFQNLQLVGRYGSFKYNNQDHSLLMGILAAENVLEPGKHNLWSINSDSEYVEEARAEDATTAAIAREASRRQRILQTGQRFGRYLGTGSAATFVDVFIFVSLIKLDVWYVFALLTSYCCGLTLNFFLSRRYVFGVYWKNSLFQYLVFAAVALNSLLANLGLLQIMMNELSWSPTISRLISAGLIAVLSFSGHQIYSFANRPS, encoded by the coding sequence ATGCTTAATTCCTCTTCTGCGAACCCCACATACATCTTGGGTGCAGGTCCCGCAGGGCTTGCGGCTGCTTATCAGCTTTCAAAAGCAGGACAATCTACGGTTGTCTTAGAGCGAGACCAGCGCGTAGGAGGACTGGCCAAAAGCTTGGAATATCAAGGGTTTATATTGGACTATGGACCTCATCGCTTTTACACCAAGCTGGCGCCTGTTTTGGCACTTTGGGATGAGGTTTTGCAAGATGAGCAGGTCACCGTTGATCGGCTGACGCGAATCTATTATGAAGACAAATATTTTAACTATCCGTTGAAAGCAACTGAGGCCATTTTTGCCTTGGGCTTTTGGGAGAGCAGCCGAATTATTGCCTCCTACGCCAAAGCCAAGCTGTTCCCAAACCACCATCCCCAAAATTTTGCTGAGTGGGTCTCTGGACAATTTGGGCGTCGGCTGTTTGAAATCTTTTTTGATTCCTACACAGAGAAGCTCTGGGGGATTCCCTGTACAGAAATCAGCGCAGACTGGGCGGCTCAGCGGATCAAAACGCTGTCGTTGGGCAAAGCCATGCGGACGGCTCTTTTAGGGAACGATGGAAAAATCAAAACCCTAATTGATCAATTTCAGTATCCGCGCCTGGGGTCTGGCCAGCTCTACGATCGCATCCAGGAGGATCTAGAGCAGCGCCAACAAACGGTTTTGCTCAATACAGAGGTAGTCAAGCTCCACCATCAGCACGGCCAGATCACCCACGTCACGATGCGCGATCGCGCCACTCAGGAGGAGTCCACGGCTCCCTGTGGCCACGTGATTTCGTCGATTCCCATCACGCTGCTGCTAGAGCAGATGGACCCGCTGCCGCCTGAACCTGTTTTGAATGCAGCGCGATCGCTCAAGTTCCGCAACACGATTTTGGTCTATCTCATTGTCGAGGCGGCAGACTTATTTCCCGACAACTGGCTGTACATCAATGATGGCAGCGTGGGCCTAGGACGAGTCACCAACTTCCGCAACTGGTCCCCAGACATGCTGCCCAACGACTACCAAACGCCGCTGTGCTGCGAGTACTGGTGCAACTTTGACGAAGCAGGCTGGACTCAATCAGACGATCGCTGGATCGAGCAGGCCGCTCAAGATTTGCGCAAGATTTCTCTGCTCGGCAATCAGAAGGTTTCGGGCGGATTTGTTTTGCGACTGCCCAGAACCTATCCAATCTACGCCGGGGACTACAAGCAGTCTTTGCAGACTCTTCAAACCTATCTTCAGAGCTTTCAAAATCTGCAGCTGGTTGGTCGCTATGGCTCCTTTAAGTACAACAACCAAGACCATAGTTTGCTGATGGGAATTCTGGCAGCTGAAAATGTGCTTGAACCAGGCAAGCATAATCTTTGGTCGATCAACTCTGACAGTGAATATGTTGAGGAAGCGCGGGCAGAAGACGCCACCACAGCGGCGATCGCCCGTGAAGCTTCGCGTCGACAACGCATCCTGCAAACCGGTCAGCGATTCGGCCGTTATCTAGGCACTGGCAGCGCCGCCACCTTTGTGGATGTCTTCATCTTTGTCAGCCTCATCAAGCTAGATGTTTGGTATGTGTTCGCGTTGCTTACTAGCTATTGCTGCGGCCTGACCCTCAACTTTTTCTTGAGCCGACGCTACGTTTTTGGCGTGTATTGGAAAAACAGCCTTTTTCAGTATCTCGTCTTTGCGGCAGTGGCGCTTAATAGCCTGTTGGCAAACTTGGGACTGCTGCAAATCATGATGAATGAGCTTAGCTGGAGTCCGACGATCAGTCGCTTGATTTCTGCGGGGCTTATTGCGGTTCTCAGCTTTAGCGGGCATCAGATTTATTCTTTTGCCAATCGCCCTTCTTGA